A section of the Candidatus Limnocylindrales bacterium genome encodes:
- a CDS encoding class I SAM-dependent methyltransferase, with protein sequence MMDQSVKDHIKWSQHWSNLDTVARVRSSFLSMIRRKVIAKSVGKFIEHHFSPQGVYLHAGSGTAESDLFINKYNRRFIAVDLVQKPLLVARNQPNSYMCMVADIKHLALKDQCVDGIWNVGVHEHFSPQENGTIFKEFLRVLKPKGKLIIFWPGMFTPYMLLKDGLEFLWRLYRPGFRFFPEEINKARSKSHIKSELERAGFRILSISLSQYDLFVFYAAVAEKP encoded by the coding sequence ATGATGGATCAGAGTGTTAAAGATCATATTAAGTGGAGCCAACACTGGAGTAACCTGGATACGGTGGCAAGGGTTAGATCGTCCTTCCTTAGCATGATCAGGAGGAAAGTCATTGCAAAGTCGGTCGGCAAGTTTATTGAGCATCATTTTTCACCCCAGGGTGTGTATTTACATGCAGGATCCGGAACGGCAGAATCTGATTTGTTTATTAACAAGTATAATCGAAGATTCATTGCGGTTGATTTAGTTCAAAAACCGTTATTAGTTGCCAGAAATCAACCGAATTCCTATATGTGTATGGTTGCGGATATTAAACATTTGGCTCTTAAAGACCAATGTGTGGATGGAATCTGGAATGTAGGGGTTCATGAACATTTCTCCCCCCAGGAAAATGGAACAATCTTTAAAGAATTTTTACGGGTTTTAAAGCCTAAAGGTAAATTGATTATTTTTTGGCCCGGGATGTTTACCCCGTATATGCTCTTGAAGGATGGTCTGGAGTTCTTATGGAGGCTGTATAGACCTGGGTTTCGTTTTTTTCCGGAGGAGATTAATAAAGCAAGGTCAAAGTCGCATATCAAATCTGAGCTTGAAAGGGCCGGATTTCGGATTTTATCTATTTCTCTCAGCCAATATGATTTATTTGTGTTCTATGCAGCCGTTGCGGAAAAACCTTAA
- a CDS encoding glycosyltransferase family 2 protein has translation MICYPQIMKILTATFAYNEGEKIRRTLLRHPRDRSYDLLVMDDGSTDGALEGLPLDDIIVLRNPTNQGIGAAMKQVFEYTLKHGYDILVIQAGNDKDDPLEIPRLLKPILNNEADFVQGSRFLPGGGYGNMPEYRIFATRYLHPLLFTLAVGKRVTESTNGFRAFRTLILQDSRINWRQEWLNKYELEPYLMYKAIKLGYRHCEVPVTKIYPPHPLDYTKMKPITGWWSILRPVFYLWLGLKK, from the coding sequence ATGATCTGTTACCCACAAATTATGAAGATCTTAACAGCGACCTTTGCTTATAATGAGGGTGAAAAAATCCGACGTACTCTCCTCCGGCATCCCAGGGATCGTTCCTACGATCTGCTGGTTATGGATGATGGATCCACGGACGGGGCTTTAGAAGGATTGCCCCTGGATGATATCATTGTATTGCGTAATCCTACCAATCAGGGAATCGGGGCGGCAATGAAGCAGGTCTTTGAATATACCTTAAAGCACGGTTACGATATCCTGGTGATCCAGGCGGGTAATGATAAAGATGATCCGCTTGAAATTCCACGTCTCTTGAAGCCTATCCTGAACAATGAAGCCGATTTTGTCCAGGGCTCTCGTTTTCTACCCGGAGGGGGTTATGGGAATATGCCTGAATATCGAATATTTGCTACCCGTTACCTTCATCCTCTCCTGTTTACATTGGCCGTTGGAAAACGGGTGACCGAAAGTACCAACGGGTTCAGAGCCTTTCGTACGCTTATTTTACAGGATTCCCGCATTAATTGGAGACAAGAGTGGTTAAATAAGTACGAGCTGGAACCCTACCTGATGTATAAAGCAATCAAACTGGGCTATCGTCATTGTGAAGTTCCTGTGACCAAGATCTATCCTCCTCACCCACTGGATTATACCAAAATGAAGCCTATTACCGGTTGGTGGAGTATTCTACGACCGGTCTTTTATTTGTGGCTTGGACTGAAAAAGTAA
- a CDS encoding acyltransferase: protein MANYSLESRVPVELGKDCLVDPDVILGYIPGRRIELQPVRIGKEARIRSGTVIYASVEIGDHFQTGHHVVVREQTKLGHECSIWNNSTVDYGCILGNRVRIHCNVYVAQYTVLEDDVFLAPGVMIANDPHPICTKCMQGPVIERGARIGVNAILMPHVTIGEQALVGAGSLVTRDVPPRTVVLGSPARTVGRVDDLECPFGIVKPYQDGLDVRHRPEWETVPPLPRPIQRPDR, encoded by the coding sequence ATGGCTAATTACTCCCTGGAGAGCCGGGTACCGGTAGAATTAGGTAAGGATTGTCTGGTGGATCCCGATGTGATATTGGGATATATCCCGGGACGCAGGATCGAACTCCAACCGGTACGAATTGGAAAGGAAGCCCGGATCCGGTCTGGTACGGTGATTTATGCTTCGGTTGAGATTGGGGATCATTTCCAGACAGGGCACCATGTGGTTGTACGTGAACAGACGAAGTTAGGTCATGAATGTTCCATATGGAACAACTCTACCGTAGATTATGGCTGTATTCTCGGAAATCGGGTTCGTATTCATTGTAATGTGTATGTAGCTCAGTATACGGTCCTGGAAGACGATGTGTTTCTCGCACCTGGGGTCATGATTGCCAATGATCCCCATCCCATTTGTACAAAATGTATGCAAGGGCCTGTCATTGAGCGAGGTGCCCGGATTGGTGTAAACGCGATCCTTATGCCCCATGTCACCATCGGTGAACAGGCGTTGGTGGGTGCGGGTAGTCTGGTAACTCGGGATGTACCTCCACGTACCGTGGTCCTCGGCAGTCCTGCAAGAACTGTTGGGAGGGTAGATGATCTGGAGTGTCCTTTTGGTATTGTAAAGCCTTATCAGGACGGTCTGGATGTGCGTCACCGTCCCGAATGGGAAACCGTACCCCCTCTTCCACGACCGATTCAAAGACCAGACCGATGA
- a CDS encoding Gfo/Idh/MocA family oxidoreductase, protein MADLSVRVALIGYGYWGPNYARVLHELPETRLVAVCEVNPGKLQQALGRYPHIEGYTDVKEILRRKDIDAVIISTPASTHFELAQVALKTGRHVLVEKPMALTLKHAEKLCDLSERTGCILMVGYTFLYNAGIRKMKECMSPRDFGRIYYLHATRTNLGPIRQDVNAVWDLAPHDISIFNYLLDQQPQWASAVGTRMLNSMREDIAFITLGYAHDVIANIHVSWADPNKVREVVAVGSRRRVIFDDLNNLERVRIFERGVSVGESVAESYGEFKLLVRDGDIISPKIEPSEPLKNQCIDFITAITMNKKPFSDCRLGYKIVQTLVAIEKSLQKQGLAVPIKIEG, encoded by the coding sequence ATGGCCGATTTATCTGTTCGGGTGGCACTTATTGGTTATGGATATTGGGGTCCCAATTATGCACGGGTCCTCCATGAATTACCTGAAACCAGGTTAGTGGCCGTTTGCGAGGTCAATCCAGGTAAACTCCAGCAAGCCTTGGGTCGTTATCCTCACATTGAGGGTTATACGGATGTAAAGGAGATCCTACGCAGGAAAGATATAGATGCTGTTATTATTTCTACTCCGGCTTCTACCCATTTCGAGCTTGCTCAGGTTGCATTAAAAACGGGTCGGCATGTCTTGGTAGAGAAACCGATGGCGTTGACTTTAAAGCATGCGGAGAAACTCTGTGATTTATCGGAACGAACCGGGTGCATCTTGATGGTGGGCTATACGTTTCTCTACAATGCGGGGATCCGCAAAATGAAGGAATGTATGAGTCCACGGGATTTTGGACGCATCTACTACCTTCATGCAACCCGTACTAATTTGGGACCCATCCGTCAGGATGTGAATGCGGTTTGGGATCTGGCCCCCCATGATATATCTATTTTTAATTATCTTCTAGATCAGCAACCTCAGTGGGCCAGTGCTGTAGGTACCCGCATGCTAAACTCTATGCGTGAGGATATCGCCTTTATTACCCTGGGTTATGCCCATGATGTGATTGCCAATATCCACGTGAGTTGGGCGGATCCCAATAAAGTCCGTGAAGTAGTGGCCGTAGGGAGTCGTCGACGGGTGATATTCGACGATCTTAACAACCTGGAACGTGTGCGTATCTTCGAGAGAGGGGTCTCGGTAGGAGAATCGGTTGCCGAATCCTACGGCGAGTTTAAGCTGCTGGTGCGGGATGGGGATATTATCAGCCCCAAGATAGAACCCAGTGAACCCTTAAAGAACCAATGTATTGATTTTATTACGGCCATTACGATGAACAAGAAGCCTTTCTCAGATTGTCGATTGGGATATAAAATTGTTCAAACCCTCGTTGCAATTGAAAAATCCCTGCAAAAACAGGGTCTTGCGGTACCTATTAAGATCGAGGGTTAA
- a CDS encoding glycosyltransferase family 2 protein codes for MLYIVLPAYNEEEGLEKLLERIRRIAQAFSLDYQLLVINDGSTDHTSLVVESFAKVMPIELINFETNRGITQVFRTALKRICELGQENDICITMDSDNTQNPYVILDILKKLEEPLDIVIASRFEPGGKMVKAPWLRKLLSLGVAWLLKRLIPIPGVQDYSTFYRGYRVGLLKKGFARYGEALIEGYGFSGMADLLIKLSTLTPRIGEVPLILRYDLKEGGSGMRILRTIWGYLDLIQRHKTYRLRSKDGIL; via the coding sequence ATGTTATATATCGTCTTACCAGCTTATAATGAAGAAGAAGGTCTAGAAAAGCTTTTAGAACGTATCCGTCGTATTGCTCAGGCTTTTTCCCTGGATTATCAACTCCTGGTTATTAACGATGGGAGTACCGATCATACTTCCCTGGTAGTAGAATCTTTCGCAAAGGTTATGCCAATCGAGCTGATTAACTTCGAAACAAATCGAGGCATCACCCAGGTTTTCCGAACAGCCTTAAAGAGGATTTGTGAGTTAGGCCAGGAAAATGATATTTGTATTACCATGGATTCGGATAATACCCAAAATCCTTATGTCATCCTGGATATTCTTAAGAAGCTTGAAGAGCCTTTGGATATCGTCATTGCCTCCCGATTTGAACCGGGTGGGAAAATGGTCAAAGCTCCCTGGTTACGTAAATTGCTCAGTTTAGGAGTTGCCTGGCTGCTAAAACGTCTGATTCCTATTCCGGGAGTCCAGGATTATTCTACCTTTTATCGCGGCTATAGAGTAGGCCTCCTGAAAAAGGGCTTCGCCCGTTATGGAGAAGCCCTCATAGAAGGATATGGATTTTCCGGGATGGCAGATCTGTTGATCAAGCTAAGTACGCTCACCCCTCGGATTGGAGAAGTTCCCCTCATCCTCCGATACGATTTAAAAGAAGGTGGGTCCGGGATGAGAATCCTTCGGACCATATGGGGATATTTAGATCTTATTCAAAGGCATAAAACCTACCGATTGAGAAGTAAAGATGGAATCCTCTAA